One window of the Streptomyces sp. TS71-3 genome contains the following:
- a CDS encoding serine/threonine-protein kinase, protein MARKIGSRYTANQILGRGSAGTVWLGEGPEGPVAIKLLREDLACDQELVGRFVQERTALLGLEHRNVVGVRDLVVDGNDLALVMDLVRGTDLRTRLERERRLAPEAAVAIAADVADALAAAHAAGVVHRDVKPENVLLDMQGPLGPGGAHPALLTDFGVAKLIDSPRRPRATKIIGTPDYLAPEIVEGLPPRAAVDIYALATVLYEMLAGFTPFGGGHPGAVLRRHVTETVVPLPGIPEELWQLIVQCLAKGPASRLRASELGARLREQLPSLAGIPALEVDEPESEPAEEARQAPEGAAAQVRQPVVRRGAVSLVPGAAPDSNRDTHTSMRVPEADELAGGARGTARVPRASGAPRPGSARHRTAAGRRRVFLGVGAALLAAAAAATYVATSGGADTPPSHSSTSPAAP, encoded by the coding sequence TTGGCACGGAAGATCGGCAGCCGGTACACCGCGAACCAGATCCTGGGACGGGGCAGCGCCGGCACGGTGTGGCTGGGCGAGGGGCCGGAGGGCCCCGTCGCCATCAAACTGCTGCGTGAGGACCTGGCCTGCGACCAGGAGCTCGTGGGCCGCTTCGTCCAGGAGCGCACCGCGCTGCTCGGCCTGGAGCACCGGAACGTCGTCGGGGTGCGCGACCTCGTCGTCGACGGCAACGACCTCGCCCTCGTGATGGACCTGGTGCGCGGCACCGACCTCCGTACCCGCCTGGAGCGCGAGCGCCGCCTCGCCCCCGAGGCCGCGGTCGCCATCGCCGCGGACGTCGCCGACGCGCTGGCCGCCGCGCACGCCGCGGGCGTCGTCCACCGCGACGTGAAGCCGGAGAACGTCCTGCTGGACATGCAGGGCCCGCTCGGCCCCGGCGGGGCGCACCCCGCGCTGCTCACCGACTTCGGCGTCGCCAAGCTGATCGACTCGCCGCGCAGACCGCGTGCCACGAAGATCATCGGTACTCCCGACTACCTCGCCCCCGAGATAGTCGAGGGCCTGCCGCCGCGCGCCGCGGTGGACATCTACGCGCTGGCGACGGTGCTGTACGAGATGCTCGCGGGCTTCACGCCGTTCGGCGGGGGCCACCCGGGGGCGGTGCTGCGCCGGCACGTCACGGAGACCGTGGTGCCGCTGCCGGGCATCCCCGAGGAGCTGTGGCAGCTGATCGTCCAGTGCCTCGCGAAGGGCCCCGCCTCGCGGCTGCGCGCCTCCGAGCTGGGCGCGCGCCTGCGGGAGCAGCTCCCGTCGCTGGCCGGGATCCCCGCGCTGGAGGTCGACGAGCCCGAGTCCGAGCCCGCCGAGGAGGCGCGCCAGGCCCCGGAGGGCGCCGCGGCCCAGGTGCGCCAGCCCGTGGTGCGGCGCGGGGCCGTGTCGCTGGTGCCGGGCGCCGCTCCCGACTCCAACCGCGACACGCACACGAGCATGCGGGTGCCCGAGGCCGACGAGCTCGCCGGCGGCGCCCGCGGCACCGCCCGGGTGCCTCGGGCCAGCGGCGCCCCCCGCCCCGGCTCCGCCCGTCACCGGACCGCCGCGGGGCGCCGCAGGGTGTTCCTGGGCGTGGGAGCGGCCCTCCTCGCCGCGGCCGCCGCGGCCACGTACGTCGCCACGTCCGGCGGCGCCGACACGCCCCCCTCCCACTCCAGCACCTCCCCGGCCGCACCCTGA
- a CDS encoding serine/threonine-protein kinase produces the protein MRPVGSKYLLEEPLGRGATGTVWRGRQRETAGAEAAVQGAPGETVAIKVLKEELASDADIVMRFLRERSVLLRLTHPNIVRTRDLVVEGELLALVMDLIEGPDLHRYLRDQGPFSPVAAALLTAQIADALAASHADGVVHRDLKPANVLLKQEGGAMHPMLTDFGIARLADSPGLTRTQEFVGTPAYVAPESAEGRPQTSAVDIYGAGILMYELITGRPPFSGQTALEVLHQHLSEEPRRPSTVPDPLWTVIERCLSKNPDRRPSAVNLAIALRTVADGIGVHSNPAQIAAAAGVLALLGPDPEPTMVPGTAAGGPGQAGRNAGYDPNAATSVLPHTPSSEAPTLPGDADPTSVLPNTGAPGPTSVMPPVPPGPPGANQPNPDDPHPWESQLRAARDRNEQTQVQYVDPNQDPLRRRPQRQVSRPQQGRQPQQYAQQQPQRYAPPPPQRYSAPPQRYSPPPAPHQPREPRRHNPNKMRIPGLGCLKGCLFTIVILFVAGWLVWELSPLQDWIGTGKGYFEEIGSWFHAVSGWFDKLGNAGGGGN, from the coding sequence GTGCGGCCGGTAGGCAGCAAGTACCTCCTGGAGGAGCCGCTCGGACGCGGCGCCACGGGAACCGTCTGGCGGGGCCGCCAGAGGGAGACCGCGGGGGCCGAGGCAGCGGTACAGGGCGCGCCCGGCGAGACCGTCGCGATCAAGGTGCTCAAGGAGGAGCTCGCCAGCGACGCGGACATCGTGATGCGCTTCCTGAGAGAGCGCTCGGTCCTCCTCCGGCTCACGCACCCGAACATCGTGCGCACCCGCGACCTGGTCGTCGAGGGCGAGCTGCTCGCCCTGGTGATGGACCTGATCGAGGGCCCCGACCTGCACCGCTACCTGCGTGACCAGGGCCCCTTCTCGCCGGTGGCCGCCGCGCTGCTGACCGCCCAGATCGCCGACGCGCTGGCGGCCAGCCACGCCGACGGGGTGGTGCACCGCGACCTGAAGCCCGCGAACGTCCTCCTGAAGCAGGAGGGCGGCGCCATGCACCCCATGCTCACGGACTTCGGCATCGCCCGGCTCGCGGACTCGCCCGGCCTGACCCGCACCCAGGAGTTCGTCGGCACGCCCGCGTACGTCGCTCCCGAGTCGGCCGAGGGCCGCCCGCAGACGTCCGCCGTGGACATCTACGGCGCAGGCATCCTGATGTACGAGCTGATCACGGGCCGTCCGCCGTTCTCGGGGCAGACCGCCCTGGAGGTGCTGCACCAGCACCTGAGCGAGGAGCCGCGCCGCCCCTCCACCGTTCCCGACCCGCTGTGGACGGTCATCGAGCGCTGCCTGAGCAAGAACCCGGACCGGCGCCCCAGTGCCGTGAACCTGGCGATCGCCCTGCGCACCGTCGCCGACGGCATCGGGGTGCACTCCAACCCCGCGCAGATCGCCGCGGCCGCGGGCGTCCTGGCGCTGCTCGGCCCCGACCCGGAGCCCACCATGGTGCCGGGGACGGCCGCCGGCGGCCCCGGCCAGGCGGGCCGGAACGCCGGCTACGACCCGAACGCCGCGACCAGCGTGCTGCCCCACACGCCCTCCTCCGAGGCGCCCACGCTGCCCGGCGACGCGGACCCCACCTCCGTGCTGCCGAACACCGGTGCGCCCGGCCCCACCTCGGTCATGCCCCCCGTCCCGCCGGGCCCGCCCGGGGCGAACCAGCCGAACCCCGACGACCCGCACCCGTGGGAGAGCCAGCTCCGCGCGGCCCGCGACCGCAACGAGCAGACGCAGGTCCAGTACGTGGACCCGAACCAGGACCCGCTGCGGCGCCGCCCGCAGCGGCAGGTCTCCCGGCCCCAGCAGGGCCGCCAGCCGCAGCAGTACGCGCAGCAGCAGCCCCAGCGGTACGCGCCGCCCCCGCCGCAGCGCTACAGCGCCCCGCCGCAGCGCTACAGCCCGCCGCCGGCCCCGCACCAGCCGCGGGAGCCGCGCCGGCACAACCCGAACAAGATGCGGATCCCGGGTCTCGGCTGCCTCAAGGGCTGCCTGTTCACGATCGTCATCCTCTTCGTGGCCGGCTGGCTGGTCTGGGAGCTGAGCCCCCTTCAGGACTGGATCGGCACCGGCAAGGGCTACTTCGAGGAGATCGGCTCGTGGTTCCACGCGGTCTCGGGCTGGTTCGACAAGCTGGGCAACGCGGGCGGCGGCGGCAACTAG